The following coding sequences lie in one Lolium perenne isolate Kyuss_39 chromosome 2, Kyuss_2.0, whole genome shotgun sequence genomic window:
- the LOC139835401 gene encoding uncharacterized protein — MWLARNDARELLMIENPESTANRIMALWEEWEAIKVPVSGSRAKVVEHWCSPAEGWLKVNCDGSFILGDGESHSFPSASDPKGAEMLACNMSVELAKEASVLKILVETDCKSMVNKLNSGDVDRSVHSPVIEDIKFRLQEFDEYKVQFVRRSANEVANYLAKEGCKNKMCAT, encoded by the exons ATGTGGTTAGCTCGGAACGATGCTAGGGAGCTGCTGATGATAGAGAACCCGGAGTCCACCGCAAATCGTATCATGGCACTATGGGAGGAGTGGGAAGCGATCAAGGTGCCGGTTTCGGGCTCGAGGGCGAaggtggtggagcattggtgttcTCCTGCCGAGGGCTGGCTCAAGGTTAACTGTGATGGATCTTTCATTCTGGGAGATG GAGAGAGCCATTCTTTCCCTTCTGCATCGGACCCCAAGGGGGCGGAGATGCTAGCTTGCAATATGTCGGTGGAGCTGGCCAAGGAGGCAAGTGTGTTGAAGATTCTGGTGGAAACGGACTGCAAAAGCATGGTTAACAAGCTGAACAGTGGTGACGTTGACAGATCAGTGCATAGTCCTGTGATAGAAGACATCAAGTTTCGTCTACAGGAGTTTGATGAGTACAAGGTCCAGTTCGTGCGACGCTCGGCGAATGAGGTTGCAAATTACTTAGCAAAAGAAGGCTGCAAGAATAAAATGTGTGCTACCTAG